A portion of the Streptomyces sp. NBC_00376 genome contains these proteins:
- a CDS encoding ThuA domain-containing protein, which produces MSHRPSYSCPLRGHRFPSPLVVLTTLLALVVGLLLATPPRAHAAPFRVLVYSEVTNFRHDSIPAGIDAIKKLGAENGFEVEATDDSAVFNDTDLARFQAVVFNNTNSTPEKGDLLNTAERTALQKYIRAGGGWVGLHAASASERDWGWYEGLVGAIFDQHPAVQTGRVKVLDHAHPSTKGLPDLWERTEEWYNWRTNPTSKVHTLAQIKVRDGVTGLDEGVDHPWSWCQNYDGGRSWFTAGGHASSAFQEEGFVQHLLGGIEWAAGAKPGDCTATRTGSFQRTALATSDLADPFELAVAPDRRVFFAQRTGKLKVIDQTTMKVSTALDLAYTPEMTSQSDGLLGLALDPGFATNNWLYLLHSDKTEKRLNLSRFTVTGNSVDPASEKRLLTIPTWRGEGRANSHMAGSLAFDKAGNLFAATGDNTDPFASDGFNPIDESPGRRAWDAQGTAGNTNDLRGKILRITPKDDGTYTVPEGNLFAPGTEKTRPEVYAMGMRNPFRITTDPLSGALLVADYGPDAKAAVADRGPEGTVEYTRITRAGNFGWPYCIGDNTPFNDYDFAAKKSGPKFDCAALVNDSPNNTGLRELPPARPATVWYAYSASAEFPELGTGGGGPMSGPVYDYDPDNTYRTKFPEYFEGKWINYELTRKWFKTFSFQQKDQTFDDPRFAPVKAGDLQSVNGIFQDMQWNQPFDADFGPDGALYVIDFGLGSGTGRGGSNEGAGIYRIDYVGDGRLPDAKITADRDNGTAPLSVAFSSSGSGLPGDRPVSYAWDFDGNGTTDSTEANPSYTYRTKGLFTARLTVTGPGGLTGQAVQDITVGNTRPEVTIKQPPDGGMFSFGDTIPFTVKVKDKEDGSGAPVDCSRVVVQSQLGHDTHLHPLDNYTGCAGEIVTDAGDSHGPGQNLYYGISARYEDKGAPGAPPLTGSASLTLRTSFREAEHFTATGGAHGGAVTASRADASGGKRLTEIEDGDWIAFDPVNLKHVGSVTVGAASGGIGGSVEFRAGSPTGPLLGEVSVPNTGGWGNLVSPTTALTDPGGTVKLYAVFSNPEWSGEKADLFAVDWLRFNGRGVEKPSGTKVAVTASATAGAAPLSVTLSSAVQPGAGRTIASYHWDFGDGVTADGATATHTFGRKGAYTAHLTVTDDKGDTTTGSVRIDVS; this is translated from the coding sequence ATGAGTCATCGTCCCTCGTACAGCTGCCCGTTACGGGGTCACCGGTTCCCGTCGCCGCTCGTCGTCCTCACCACTCTCCTGGCGTTGGTCGTCGGTCTGCTCCTGGCCACGCCGCCCCGGGCCCACGCGGCGCCCTTCCGGGTACTGGTCTACTCCGAGGTCACCAACTTCCGGCACGACTCGATTCCGGCCGGAATCGATGCGATCAAGAAGCTCGGCGCCGAGAACGGTTTCGAGGTCGAGGCGACCGACGACTCCGCCGTCTTCAATGACACCGATCTGGCCCGCTTCCAAGCCGTCGTGTTCAACAACACCAACTCCACACCGGAGAAAGGTGACTTGCTGAACACCGCCGAGCGGACGGCCCTGCAGAAGTACATTCGCGCGGGGGGCGGCTGGGTCGGTCTGCACGCCGCGTCCGCGAGCGAGCGCGACTGGGGCTGGTACGAGGGTCTTGTCGGGGCGATCTTCGACCAGCACCCCGCCGTACAGACCGGCCGAGTCAAGGTTCTCGACCACGCCCACCCGTCCACCAAGGGCCTTCCGGATCTCTGGGAGCGTACGGAGGAGTGGTACAACTGGCGCACCAATCCGACCTCCAAGGTCCACACCCTCGCGCAGATCAAGGTCCGCGACGGCGTCACGGGACTCGACGAGGGGGTGGACCATCCGTGGTCCTGGTGCCAGAACTACGACGGCGGCCGCTCCTGGTTCACCGCCGGCGGACACGCGTCCTCGGCGTTCCAGGAGGAGGGCTTCGTCCAGCACCTGCTCGGCGGCATCGAGTGGGCCGCGGGCGCGAAACCCGGTGACTGCACGGCGACGCGGACCGGTTCGTTCCAGCGGACCGCGCTGGCGACCAGTGATCTCGCCGATCCGTTCGAGCTCGCCGTCGCCCCCGACCGGCGGGTGTTCTTCGCCCAGCGCACCGGAAAGCTGAAGGTCATCGACCAGACGACGATGAAGGTGTCGACCGCGCTGGACCTGGCCTACACACCGGAGATGACCAGTCAGTCCGACGGACTGCTCGGTCTCGCCCTCGATCCGGGCTTCGCCACGAACAACTGGCTCTATCTGCTGCATTCCGACAAGACCGAGAAACGGCTGAACCTCTCCCGGTTCACCGTCACCGGCAATTCGGTCGATCCCGCTTCGGAGAAGCGGCTGTTGACCATTCCGACCTGGCGGGGCGAGGGACGGGCCAATTCCCACATGGCCGGCTCACTCGCCTTCGACAAGGCCGGCAACCTGTTTGCGGCGACCGGTGACAACACCGATCCGTTCGCCTCGGACGGCTTCAACCCGATCGACGAGAGCCCCGGCCGCCGCGCCTGGGACGCGCAGGGCACCGCGGGCAACACGAACGATCTGCGCGGCAAGATTCTGCGCATCACGCCGAAGGACGACGGCACCTACACCGTGCCCGAGGGGAATCTCTTCGCACCCGGGACGGAGAAGACACGCCCGGAGGTCTACGCGATGGGGATGCGCAATCCCTTCCGGATCACCACCGATCCGCTGAGCGGTGCGCTGCTGGTCGCCGACTACGGTCCGGACGCCAAGGCGGCGGTCGCCGACCGCGGGCCCGAGGGCACGGTCGAGTACACCCGCATCACGCGGGCGGGAAACTTCGGCTGGCCGTACTGCATCGGTGACAACACCCCCTTCAACGACTACGACTTCGCGGCGAAGAAGTCCGGCCCGAAGTTCGACTGTGCGGCGCTCGTCAATGACTCGCCCAACAACACCGGGCTGCGGGAGCTGCCGCCCGCCCGGCCCGCCACCGTCTGGTACGCCTACTCGGCCTCCGCCGAGTTCCCTGAGCTCGGCACCGGAGGCGGCGGTCCGATGAGCGGTCCCGTCTACGACTACGACCCGGACAACACCTATCGCACCAAGTTCCCCGAGTACTTCGAAGGGAAGTGGATCAATTACGAGCTGACCCGGAAGTGGTTCAAGACGTTCTCCTTCCAGCAGAAGGACCAGACGTTCGACGATCCGCGGTTCGCTCCCGTCAAGGCCGGTGACCTCCAGTCCGTCAACGGCATCTTCCAGGACATGCAGTGGAACCAGCCCTTCGATGCCGACTTCGGTCCCGACGGGGCGCTGTACGTCATCGACTTCGGGCTCGGCAGCGGTACGGGGCGCGGTGGCAGCAACGAAGGTGCGGGCATCTACCGGATCGACTACGTCGGCGACGGACGGCTGCCGGACGCGAAGATCACCGCGGACCGGGACAACGGAACCGCACCGCTGAGCGTCGCCTTCTCCAGTTCCGGATCCGGACTTCCCGGCGACCGACCCGTGTCGTACGCCTGGGACTTCGACGGGAACGGCACCACCGACTCGACCGAAGCGAACCCCTCGTACACCTACCGAACGAAGGGACTGTTCACCGCGCGGCTCACGGTCACCGGGCCCGGTGGGCTGACCGGGCAGGCCGTGCAGGACATCACCGTCGGCAACACCCGTCCGGAGGTGACCATCAAACAGCCGCCGGACGGCGGGATGTTCAGCTTCGGTGACACCATTCCGTTCACCGTCAAGGTCAAGGACAAGGAGGACGGGAGCGGCGCGCCGGTCGACTGCTCGCGGGTGGTGGTGCAGTCGCAGCTCGGGCACGACACCCATCTGCATCCCCTCGACAACTACACCGGCTGCGCGGGGGAGATCGTCACGGACGCCGGGGACAGTCATGGCCCCGGGCAGAACCTGTACTACGGCATCTCCGCCCGGTACGAGGACAAGGGCGCCCCGGGCGCACCCCCGCTCACCGGTTCCGCCTCGCTCACCCTGCGTACCTCCTTCCGCGAGGCCGAGCACTTCACGGCTACCGGTGGAGCGCACGGCGGTGCGGTGACCGCGAGCAGGGCCGACGCCTCCGGCGGGAAGCGGCTGACCGAGATCGAGGACGGGGACTGGATCGCCTTCGACCCGGTGAACCTGAAGCACGTCGGGTCGGTGACCGTCGGCGCGGCGTCCGGCGGGATCGGCGGCAGTGTCGAGTTCCGGGCCGGATCGCCCACCGGCCCACTGCTGGGCGAGGTGTCCGTCCCGAACACCGGCGGCTGGGGCAATCTCGTCTCGCCGACGACGGCGCTGACGGATCCCGGCGGCACCGTGAAGCTGTACGCGGTGTTCAGCAACCCTGAGTGGAGCGGCGAGAAGGCCGATCTGTTCGCCGTCGACTGGCTGCGCTTCAACGGCCGTGGGGTCGAGAAGCCATCGGGTACGAAGGTGGCGGTGACCGCGAGCGCGACGGCCGGCGCCGCACCGCTCTCCGTGACGCTGAGCAGTGCCGTCCAGCCGGGCGCCGGGCGCACGATCGCCTCGTACCACTGGGACTTCGGCGACGGGGTCACGGCGGACGGGGCGACAGCCACGCACACCTTCGGACGCAAGGGCGCGTACACCGCGCATCTGACGGTCACCGACGACAAGGGCGACACGACCACCGGTTCCGTACGCATCGACGTGAGTTGA